In a single window of the Anguilla rostrata isolate EN2019 chromosome 4, ASM1855537v3, whole genome shotgun sequence genome:
- the smchd1 gene encoding structural maintenance of chromosomes flexible hinge domain-containing protein 1, which produces MADSIILSTGCPGPLEKNVAQTPETIPRKVVVFDRRLENGDATEKVLDIQGMEFSAFLRTVAKEFSISSEEPFVLLTTDRKEINADRFPELKDGNTLHLLRSVDQVLSVSTKERILFLPHYDTLIKSGMYEYYASEGQKSLPYAFAELIDNALSATSNNVGVRKIHIRLMFDESQGKPAVVVLDNGSGMTSKQLNNWAVYRLSKFTRESSEFESDHTGYVRPAPVPRSLNSDISYFGVGGKQAAFYIAQSARMITKPAGSMDVHELLLSKDEFEKKEKNKEDIYKGYILNRKPGDSTHITNEDERFLHSLIAEEAGQDSFTAVVLTGVQPEHIAYLRADFHLWTRELAHVYHYYVHGIHGNDTRPSKVDTDTSGNIDIQICLFEKLKVPRVVNLREINTDMQTLYVKSSVDTFEFKAQVEEDGTVEGVLRYHPFLYDRETYPEDPYAMPTVPMEDDEDCIISNQEGRGKKPLFECFWNGRLIPYTTVAEFDWCARPKKSGPVPAECFNRISGVLFANDKFQVSTNKLTFMDLELRLKDKETIFTRIVNGQEQRVKIHKEFTQWLKDCHEKWDKQIKFSGFSGTMTRTDVTTKKMQTPWARFTSIEWDGKTYKAGQYVKSVKTHPILFGTIVQFLLYGDHDGDVHSTGGQVQVAMEPKAIFGEVRTIPISKIDRGATLTAIRKYIDDELAKLPDRLRVTWPEGNEWSQRDVRPAGTVFGPIHVEILNKKGESMARMPGPNFSASKKLLIELTVIWHSPAGDVETNSHICQHGGKWAYWFKTMENLSKLGKYTLYLQTVLNESNASVCAGEQLPSWKLDFSICEGCPERFVVGAVCTPYRVCEPFSISLELLDAFGNPTRPTADLTPVLECSNLELSYEETKASGTTFTIKGVRARGRVKTCLGKAFNVKITLPGLKRNSQTLKISLLPGLPHSLSVKPDSEETPLENGKAPMFQVEVKDEAGNVTTHPKLIVQCQLQGAPNLPMAAVDCSNSGTGLLLDKPLHIKNIQKDQVIKAKFDVPSLKNIEVVERTLKITPGHCVAKLEIFCEEEGNIMIFGDKENVGWTAGDVLENLHYRLFDEGNRSVPITASIAQKIKVNWRADLNIEDLQEGNLPTLLIPNLVKDEHFYQVSFQDENASVECSFTIKPRPDEPKRMKATLKCGTSVRMGEELPGAIYLEVVDQFGNKTQALTSACVSSFGVSAEGLDKSSLNISWQEKMEVINVQGVKFFSGVLGSRELCFAWRDFVEYVRITITAGPPVKLRLLDGPEEPLQVINGKGMEKPFTVQLQDEWGNPSPDQRVVISLRPSATELKMKHSPASQPVDADGKASFTLSQVMAPKGEYGIEFKAMFNKKSIPGPTVKLKVVPDPNKPVKLSVSYDTNSVFPAGGFLTVFAVTVVAEDGGAIANLSPASMSMLMWKGESSGPRPPPGAATLKCSKPKDTEKHDCFYFRDKIIPDRVGKYTIQFVMCIEKNKCLWSNQYVINVVANAPMKLMTDSQPATPLVSNIQAVASRTLIESMCLKIMDEYDNPAGCDLDGSVLVSIKSSDDIEELPLFKGKSKTALFPLCKGVAHIKNLIIMENCPGTDGTEYILHFQPVIPGFKSENDLKPFELPFLFYNDSKNQEQMATLTKKKDRLSQSLIVYRSLFDTNNQLISEMKDQLQDATNKEAHLKSDLRKMHINMTQLGTMEDIDALIREKVAEQERIRRQPRRTCTIPDIFRSNPDVLGKVAHLARVEDNDAAKVISWHLSGDMDCVVTLTTAAARQIYEDTQGRQQVMPLDSVFWKSSNRPLPHVRNGQNSFAPVGNPVFVRDLLIFPEHTESCRIVFGNLLGDTILVDNLDAANHYRKGVVQNKTPCPTLLTRQGERVRSNGKFGGLQNKAPSIEKLRGQVFGAPLPEQYYTLHRQIELLQQYRVAVAKCKQVREDYEVHMQYMQSPEMVAKEGEMRAQEAQLKGIEHELGMSPTRRGSGSAVKRPAVESGEPSGINSKRARRGERASALENAVTPGRVTRNRTP; this is translated from the exons ATGGCCGACTCCATTATTTTGAGCACTGGTTGCCCCGGACCTTTAGAGAAAAATGTTGCACAAACACCTGAAACAATTCCACGAAAAGTAGTGGTATTTGACCGTCGTCTAGAAAACGGAGACGCCACCGAGAAAGTACTGGATATCCAGGGCATGGAGTTCAGTGCATTTCTGAGGACTGTCGCAAAG gagTTTTCCATATCTTCAGAAGAACCATTTGTCCTGTTGACCACAGACAGGAAGGAAATTAATGCGGACCGATTTC CGGAGCTGAAGGATGGAAATACTTTACACCTTCTTCGGTCCGTTGATCAAGTCTTGTCAGTGTCAACAAAGGAACGCATCCTGTTTCTCCCGCATTATGACACACTTATCAAAAGTGGCATGTACGAGTACTATGCCAGCGAGGGGCAGAAATCATTAC CTTATGCCTTTGCTGAACTTATTGACAATGCCTTGTCGGCAACTTCAAACAATGTTGGGGTCAGGAAAATACACATTCGATTG atgTTTGATGAGTCTCAGGGTAAGCCCGCAGTGGTCGTCTTGGACAACGGCTCTGGAATGACATCAAAGCAGCTCAATAACTGGGCTGTCTACAGGCTATCCAAATTTACTAGGGAAAGCAGTGAATTTGAGAG CGATCATACGGGCTATGTTCGACCTGCTCCAGTTCCTCGCAGCCTAAACAGTGATATATCTTACTTTGGAGTTGGAGGAAAGCAGGCTGCTTTCTACATCGCACAGTCAGCCAGG ATGATCACCAAGCCAGCAGGATCGATGGATGTTCATGAGCTGCTTCTCTCAAAAGACGAGtttgaaaaaaaggagaaaaataaagaagataTTTACAAGGGTTACATTCTAAACAGAAAg CCCGGTGACTCCACCCACATTACCAATGAGGATGAGCGGTTCTTGCACAGTCTCATCGCTGAGGAGGCAGGGCAGGACAGTTTTACTGCTGTGGTTCTGACTGGAGTCCAGCCAGAGCACATCGCCTACCTGAGAGCCGACTTCCACCTGTGGACCAGAGAGCTGGC GCATGTGTATCATTATTACGTTCATGGTATCCATGGAAACGACACCCGGCCTTCTAAGGTTGACACTGATACCTCAGGCAACATTGATATTCAG ATCTGCTTGTTCGAAAAGCTGAAGGTGCCAAGGGTTGTGAACCTTAGAGAGATCAATACTGACATGCAGACTTTGTATGTCAAGTCTTCAGTGGACACATTTGAGTTCAAGGCTCAAGTGGAAGAGGATGGCACTGTGGAAGGCGTTCTTCGGTACCATCCATTCCTTTATGACAGAGAAACCTACCCGGAGGATCCATACGCCATGCCAA CCGTGCCGATGGAAGATGATGAAGACTGCATCATCTCTAACCAAGAAGGCCGAGGGAAGAAGCCCCTATTTGAGTGCTTCTGGAACGGGCGCCTGATACCGTACACCACTGTGGCAGA GTTCGACTGGTGCGCGCGGCCCAAGAAGTCGGGACCCGTGCCGGCGGAGTGCTTCAACCGCATCTCGGGCGTCCTCTTCGCCAACGACAAGTTCCAGGTCAGCACCAACAAGCTGACCTTCATGGACCTGGAGCTCCGGCTCAAGGACAAGGAGACCATCTTCACACGCATCGTCAACGGACAG GAACAGAGAGTGAAGATTCACAAAGAGTTCACTCAGTGGCTGAAGGACTGTCATGAGAAGTGGGACAAGCAAATTAAGTTTTCTGGGTTTAGTGGCACCATGACACGGACGGAcgtcaccacaaaaaaaatgcagacaccGTGGGCGAGGTTTACATCCATCGAGTGGGATGGGAAAACGTACAAAGCTGGTCAATAC GTGAAATCTGTGAAAACCCATCCCATTTTATTTGGCACAATTGTGCAGTTCCTCCTGTATGGGGATCATGATGGGGATGTGCACTCAACTGGGGGTCAGGTCCAGGTGGCTATg GAGCCCAAGGCAATTTTTGGTGAAGTGAGGACCATTCCCATCTCAAAGATTGACAGAGGAGCCACTCTGACTGCCATTAGGAAGTACATTGATGATGAATTAGCAAA GCTTCCAGACCGACTGAGAGTGACCTGGCCAGAGGGAAACGAGTGGAGCCAGAGGGATGTTCGTCCAGCTGGGACTGTGTTTG GTCCGATCCATGTTGAGATCCTGAACAAAAAAGGAGAGTCAATGGCGCGGATGCCTGGACCCAACTTCAGTGCATCAAAGAAACTTCTGATTGAATTAACGGTTATTTGGCATT CTCCTGCTGGCGATGTTGAAACGAACTCTCACATCTGCCAGCACGGCGGGAAATGGGCGTATTGGTTTAAAACCATGG AGAACCTCAGCAAGCTTGGGAAATACACCCTGTACCTGCAGACGGTGCTGAACGAGAGCAACGCCAGCGTTTGTGCCGGAGAGCAGCTGCCGTCCTGGAAGCTGGACTTCTCCATATGTG AGGGATGTCCTGAAAGGTTTGTGGTGGGGGCAGTTTGCACCCCTTACAGAGTGTGTGAGCCCTTCAGCATCTCACTGGAGCTGCTGGATGCTTTTGGAAACCCCACTCGACCTACTGCTGACCTGACGCCTGTCCTGGAGTGCAG CAACCTGGAGTTGAGTTACGAGGAGACCAAAGCAAGTGGAACCACTTTCACCATTAAAGGAGTTCGAGCCAGAGGCCGTGTGAAGACCTGCCTGGGGAAG GCCTTTAATGTGAAGATCACCTTGCCGGGTCTGAAACGGAACTCTCAGACCCTGAAAATAAGCCTCCTCCCTG GTCTCCCTCATTCTCTGAGCGTCAAACCGGACTCTGAGGAAACACCGCTGGAGAACGGAAAAGCCCCCATGTTCCAGGTGGAGGTGAAGGACGAAGCGGGGAACGTCACCACTCACCCCAAGCTCATCGTGCAGTGCCAG TTGCAAGGTGCTCCCAACTTGCCCATGGCCGCTGTTGATTGCAGTAACTCTGGAACTGGGCTGCTATTGGACAAGCCattacacattaaaaacatCCAGAAAGATCAGGTCATAAAGGCAAAATTTGATGTCCCA AGTCTCAAAAACATTGAAGTAGTGGAGAGGACACTGAAGATCACACCTGGTCATTGTGTGGCCAAGTTGGAGATATTCTGTGAGGAGGAGGGAAATATCATGATTTTTGGAGACAAGGAAAACGTTGGCTGGACCGCAGGAGACGTCCTGGAAAATCTCCACTATCGACTGTTCGATGAAGGGAACCGCAGTGTCCCCATTACAGCATCTATAGCACAGAAGATCAAG GTGAATTGGAGGGCAGATTTAAACATCGAGGACCTGCAGGAAGGAAATCTACCCACCCTGCTCATTCCCAATTTGGTGAAAGATGAACATTTCTACCAGGTTTCATTTCAGGATGAAAATGCGTCTGTGGAGTGTTCCTTTACCATCAA GCCCCGTCCGGACGAGCCCAAGCGCATGAAGGCCACGCTCAAGTGCGGGACGTCCGTGAGGATGGGAGAGGAGCTGCCCGGGGCGATCT ATTTGGAGGTGGTGGACCAGTTTGGTAATAAAACGCAAGCCTTGACGTCAGCTTGCGTGAGTTCATTCGGGGTGTCGGCGGAAGGTCTCGATAAATCAAGCTTGAACATCTCATGGCAG GAGAAAATGGAGGTGATCAATGTCCAAGGAGTGAAGTTCTTCAGCGGCGTACTGGGATCCAGAGAGCTGTGCTTCGCCTGGAGAGACTTCGTGGAGTATGTGCGCATAACCATCACGGCCGGCCCTCCGGTCAAGCTCCGGCTCCTGGACGGGCCTGAGGAG CCTTTGCAGGTCATCAACGGGAAGGGCATGGAGAAGCCTTTCACTGTACAGCTGCAGGACGAGTGGGGCAACCCGTCACCTGACCAGCGAGTCGTCATTTCTCTCAGGCCCTCAGCCACGGAGCTAAAG ATGAAACATTCACCGGCATCGCAGCCGGTGGATGCCGATGGGAAGGCGAGCTTCACCTTGAGCCAAGTGATGGCGCCCAA gggAGAATATGGCATCGAGTTTAAAGCCATGTTCAATAAGAAGAGTATACCAGGACCCACGGTGAAACTGAAAGTGGTGCCGGATCCTAACAAACCAGTCAAGCTGTCAGTCAGCTACGATACCAACTCTGTGTTTCCTGCTGGGGGGTTCCTAACTG TTTTTGCAGTGACGGTGGTGGCTGAGGATGGGGGCGCCATAGCGAATCTGAGCCCCGCCTCCATGTCCATGCTGATGTGGAAGGGCGAGTCCTCTGGCCCCAGGCCTCCTCCGGGC GCTGCCACCCTCAAGTGCAGTAAACCCAAGGACACTGAGAAGCACGACTGTTTCTACTTCAG AGACAAAATAATCCCTGACCGCGTTGGGAAGTACACAATTCAGTTTGTAATGTGTAtcgagaaaaataaatgtctgtggAGCAATCAg tACGTAATCAATGTGGTGGCAAACGCTCCAATGAAACTGATGACGGATTCCCAGCCGGCGACTCCATTGGTTTCTAATATCCAAGCAGTGGCCAGTCGGACCCTGATTGAGAGCATGTGTCTTAAGATCATG GACGAGTACGATAACCCGGCAGGCTGCGACTTGGACGGGTCAGTGCTGGTCTCCATCAAGAGCTCCGACGACATCGAGGAGCTCCCCCTGTTTAAGGGGAAGTCCAAAACCGCGCTGTTCCCCCTCTGCAAGGGCGTGGCCCATATCAAG AATCTTATCATCATGGAGAACTGTCCTGGCACTGATGGGACAGAGTACATCCTGCACTTCCAGCCCGTCATTCCTGGTTTCAAATCAGAAAATGATTTGAAACCGTTTGAGCTTCCCTTCCTGTTTTATAATG ATTCCAAGAACCAAGAGCAAATGGCGACCTTGACCAAAAAAAAGGACCGACTCTCCCAGTCACTCATTGTGTACAGAAGTTTGTTTGACACAAACAATCAGTTGATCTCCGAGATGAAAG ATCAGCTTCAGGATGCTACCAACAAAGAGGCTCATCTGAAATCTGACCTCAggaaaatgcatataaatatgaCACAGCTGGGAACT ATGGAAGACATCGATGCGCTGATCAGGGAGAAGGTGGCGGAGCAGGAGAGGATACGGAGGCAGCCGCGACGAACATGCACGATCCCCGACATCTTCAGAAGCAACCCAGACGTCCTGGGAAAG GTTGCCCACCTAGCGCGGGTGGAGGACAATGACGCGGCGAAGGTCATCTCCTGGCACCTGTCCGGGGACATGGACTGCGTGGTGACGCTGACGACGGCCGCCGCCCGGCAGATCTACGAGGACACCCAGGGCCGCCAGCAGGTGATGCCTCTGGACTCGGTCTTCTGGAAGAGCAGCAACAG GCCCCTGCCTCACGTAAGGAACGGGCAGAACAGCTTTGCGCCAGTTGGAAACCCCGTGTTTGTCCGTGATCTTCTGATTTTCCCAGAACACACCGAAAGCTGCCGGATAG tcTTTGGAAATCTTCTGGGGGATACCATTTTGGTGGACAACTTGGATGCTGCTAACCATTATCGCAAGGGG GTGGTGCAGAATAAGACGCCGTGCCCCACTCTGCTGACCAGACAAGGCGAGCGGGTTCGCAGCAATGGGAAGTTCGGAGGCTTGCAGAACAAGGCTCCGTCCATTGAGAAGCTGCGAGGGCAGGTGTTCGGCGCGCCCTTGCCGGAACAGTATTACACGCTCCACAGGCAAATCG AGCTGTTGCAGCAGTACCGTGTTGCCGTGGCAAAGTGCAAACAAGTGAGGGAGGACTACGAGGTGCACATGCAGTACATGCAGTCTCCGGAAATGGTGGcgaaggagggagagatgagggCGCAGGAGGCGCAGCTCAAAGGCATCGAGCACGAGCTCG GCATGAGCCCTACGAGAAGGGGGAGTGGCTCTGCGGTGAAGCGCCCTGCGGTGGAGTCTGGAGAACCTTCCGGAATCAATTCAAAAAGAGCCCGTCGTGGGGAGAGGGCTTCAGC CTTGGAAAATGCAGTAACTCCTGGAAGGGTGACAAGGAACAGGACACCATAA